A genomic region of Arachis hypogaea cultivar Tifrunner chromosome 5, arahy.Tifrunner.gnm2.J5K5, whole genome shotgun sequence contains the following coding sequences:
- the LOC112800155 gene encoding large ribosomal subunit protein eL39-like yields the protein MPSHKTFRIKKKLGKKMRQNRPIPYWIRMRTDNTIRYNAKRRHWRRTKLGF from the exons ATG CCTTCACACAAGACTTTTAGGATCAAGAAGAAGCTGGGCAAGAAGATGAGGCAGAACAGGCCCATTCCTTACTGGATCCGCATGAGGACGGACAATACCATCAG GTATAATGCGAAGCGCAGGCACTGGCGCCGCACCAAGCTAGGGTTCTAA